A DNA window from Paraclostridium bifermentans contains the following coding sequences:
- a CDS encoding PrsW family intramembrane metalloprotease has protein sequence MKLDLLIISLAPTIAILIWIYIKDKYDKEPIKVLIRLFFIGTLISIPAIAIEDILLKAKIDNSHLNLIYTAFVVAAATEEILKIMILIPYTLRSRHYTEKLDGIVYSIFTTLGFATIENLIYIFHGNQLNLLQIGLARAVISIPAHVLFAINMGYYLSMYKFNLDKPKVRKVFLAKLILIPIVLHGVFDVLAMIKTTWASICFVIYLIYLWKISLDKLDEYTDYARRRFLRLKKRKHKHKK, from the coding sequence ATGAAATTAGACTTGTTAATAATATCTCTAGCGCCTACAATAGCGATTTTAATATGGATATATATAAAAGATAAATATGATAAAGAACCTATAAAGGTACTTATAAGATTATTTTTTATAGGTACATTGATAAGTATACCTGCAATAGCTATTGAAGATATATTACTTAAAGCTAAGATTGATAATTCACATTTAAATTTAATTTACACTGCATTTGTAGTAGCAGCTGCAACAGAAGAAATTTTAAAAATTATGATTTTAATTCCTTATACTTTAAGAAGTAGGCATTATACAGAAAAATTAGATGGAATAGTTTACAGTATATTTACGACTCTTGGATTTGCTACAATAGAAAATCTTATTTATATTTTTCATGGCAACCAATTAAACTTATTGCAAATTGGATTAGCTAGAGCTGTAATATCTATTCCTGCACATGTTTTATTTGCAATAAATATGGGATATTACTTATCTATGTATAAGTTTAATTTGGATAAGCCTAAAGTGAGAAAAGTATTTTTAGCTAAGCTGATTTTAATACCGATAGTTTTACATGGAGTATTTGATGTTTTAGCTATGATAAAAACGACATGGGCTTCTATATGTTTTGTTATTTACTTAATTTATTTATGGAAAATAAGCTTAGATAAGTTAGATGAATACACAGATTATGCTAGAAGACGTTTTTTAAGATTAAAGAAAAGGAAACATAAACATAAAAAATAA
- a CDS encoding DUF3298 domain-containing protein yields the protein MVNIKKIISLIIITIVSISAIFINLKLNENMSINEIKTSIIQGFKTVKIIADKSSIDYGGLKFNVNMPVVDYEDKDIERYINTYIRKNINEFINLKKQKKDVSKNYRGEKIDINYHVVFEDKNVLNILIYKDVYIKNKKYERIKDSYVFDLKTGQRIYLDNFLKNNQDYKDTIENYIINDANKKNIKIDKNKIKIDKYTNYYITNEGICVYFNPYQISNRKNIYDFKIPVTVFNNKIKDINTNPIVAQIDTQTITKNNEYINSIINVPIVITENKNIEKNINELIKNDIMNGYFEVEEEAKDFLKNTPKEYITPYIYNVDFDVKKNSDSMLSILIKIYQYSGGAHGYYENRSYNIFIENGQNLNLKDLFKENSDYKKVINGLIRDEIKENKQEYSFKSISENQKFYIQDDKLVIYFDLYEIAPFAGGIPEFRISADKINHILNEKYINIFK from the coding sequence ATGGTAAATATAAAAAAGATTATATCCTTAATTATAATTACAATTGTATCAATTTCTGCTATTTTTATAAATTTAAAATTAAATGAAAATATGAGTATCAATGAAATAAAAACATCAATAATACAAGGTTTTAAAACTGTAAAGATAATAGCAGATAAAAGTAGTATTGATTATGGAGGACTTAAATTTAATGTAAATATGCCAGTTGTAGACTATGAGGATAAAGATATAGAAAGATATATAAATACATATATAAGAAAAAATATAAATGAATTTATTAATTTAAAAAAACAAAAAAAAGATGTTTCTAAAAATTATAGAGGCGAGAAAATAGACATAAATTATCATGTGGTATTTGAAGATAAAAATGTATTAAATATTCTTATATATAAAGATGTATATATTAAAAATAAAAAATATGAAAGAATAAAAGATAGTTATGTATTTGATTTAAAAACAGGACAAAGAATATATCTAGACAACTTCTTGAAAAATAATCAAGATTATAAAGATACAATAGAAAATTATATTATTAATGATGCTAATAAAAAAAATATTAAAATAGATAAAAATAAAATTAAAATAGATAAATATACAAATTACTATATAACTAATGAAGGTATATGTGTATATTTTAATCCATACCAAATTAGTAATAGGAAAAACATTTATGATTTTAAAATTCCAGTTACAGTATTTAATAATAAAATAAAAGATATAAACACAAATCCTATAGTAGCACAAATAGATACTCAAACTATAACTAAAAACAATGAGTATATAAATAGCATAATAAACGTACCAATCGTAATAACTGAAAATAAAAATATTGAAAAAAATATAAATGAACTTATAAAAAATGACATAATGAATGGATATTTTGAAGTAGAAGAAGAAGCTAAAGACTTTTTAAAAAATACACCTAAAGAATATATAACTCCGTATATATATAATGTAGATTTTGATGTTAAAAAAAATAGTGATTCAATGCTAAGTATTTTAATTAAAATTTACCAATATAGTGGAGGGGCTCATGGATACTATGAGAATAGGTCCTATAATATATTTATAGAAAACGGACAAAACTTAAATTTAAAAGATTTATTTAAAGAAAACTCAGATTATAAGAAGGTTATAAATGGTTTAATAAGGGATGAAATAAAAGAGAATAAACAAGAGTATAGTTTTAAATCAATTTCTGAAAATCAAAAATTTTACATTCAAGATGATAAGTTAGTTATATATTTTGATTTGTATGAGATAGCTCCTTTTGCAGGTGGAATTCCAGAGTTTAGAATAAGTGCAGATAAAATAAATCACATTTTAAATGAAAAATATATAAATATATTTAAATAG
- the rlmD gene encoding 23S rRNA (uracil(1939)-C(5))-methyltransferase RlmD, which translates to MKRRDIIEFEIDKMEFGGTSVSRLGNRDIYMKGGITGQKVKASVKKTKSGKAEVKMMELLESSPLETETPCKHFNVCGGCSILSVPYEKQLEIKERQVMDLFLEQDIFGFNFQGIEQSPQTKEYRNKMEYTFGDEMKDGPLTLGLHKKGKHIDILTVDGCFLVDNDFINVLTSTVEYFNEKNTPYYRNMSHKGYLRNLVVRKGINTNEMMVNIVTSSQEDFDMTEYKDMLLNLDLKADLVSILHTINDGLADAVNCDELIVLHGRDYIQEELLGLKFKISPFSFFQTNTKGAEELYKIAREFVGEHNDKVVFDLYSGTGTIGQVMAEKAKKVYGIEIIEEAVEAANKNAKLNNLTNCEFIAGDVAKTVNKLKAKPDIIIVDPPRPGVHKDAIRDISKFDSKEIVYISCNPKTLVLDLVEFKKYGYEVEKVKCMDMFPNTPHVETIVKLYKKN; encoded by the coding sequence GTGAAAAGAAGAGATATCATAGAATTTGAGATAGATAAAATGGAATTTGGAGGAACGTCAGTAAGTCGTTTAGGAAATAGAGACATATATATGAAAGGCGGCATAACTGGACAAAAAGTTAAGGCTTCAGTTAAAAAAACTAAAAGTGGAAAAGCGGAAGTAAAAATGATGGAACTTTTAGAAAGTTCACCACTAGAGACTGAAACACCATGCAAGCATTTTAACGTATGTGGTGGATGTAGTATTTTATCTGTACCTTATGAAAAACAATTAGAAATAAAAGAAAGACAAGTAATGGATTTATTTTTAGAGCAAGATATATTTGGATTTAACTTCCAAGGTATCGAGCAAAGCCCTCAAACTAAAGAATATAGAAACAAAATGGAGTATACTTTCGGGGATGAAATGAAAGATGGACCATTAACTTTAGGATTACACAAAAAAGGAAAGCATATTGATATTTTAACTGTTGATGGATGTTTTTTAGTAGACAATGACTTTATAAATGTTTTAACATCTACAGTAGAATATTTTAACGAAAAGAATACACCTTATTACAGAAACATGAGTCATAAAGGTTATTTAAGAAATCTTGTAGTAAGAAAAGGTATAAACACAAATGAAATGATGGTTAACATCGTTACATCATCTCAAGAAGATTTCGACATGACAGAATATAAAGATATGCTTCTAAACTTAGACTTAAAAGCTGATTTAGTAAGTATATTACACACAATAAATGACGGGTTAGCAGATGCAGTTAATTGCGATGAACTAATAGTTTTACATGGAAGAGATTATATACAAGAGGAACTTTTAGGTCTTAAATTTAAAATATCTCCATTCTCATTCTTCCAAACAAACACTAAAGGTGCTGAAGAATTATACAAAATAGCTAGAGAGTTTGTCGGGGAACATAATGATAAAGTAGTATTTGACTTATATAGTGGGACTGGAACAATAGGACAAGTTATGGCTGAGAAAGCTAAAAAAGTTTATGGTATAGAGATTATAGAGGAAGCTGTTGAAGCTGCAAATAAAAATGCAAAGTTAAACAACTTAACAAATTGTGAATTTATAGCAGGTGATGTAGCTAAAACAGTTAATAAATTAAAAGCTAAGCCAGATATAATAATAGTAGATCCACCAAGACCAGGAGTTCATAAAGATGCTATAAGAGATATATCAAAATTTGATTCTAAAGAAATAGTTTATATATCTTGTAATCCAAAAACTTTAGTATTAGACTTAGTAGAGTTTAAAAAATATGGATATGAGGTAGAAAAGGTTAAATGCATGGACATGTTCCCAAATACTCCTCATGTTGAAACAATTGTAAAATTATATAAGAAAAATTAA
- the sleC gene encoding spore cortex-lytic germination protein SleC: protein MQDGFLTVSVVDSTTNFPVVGANVNVYSVGDDNKASTVIYQNLKTDISGQVVGLNLAAPDLIYSQQPSDVRPYSQYIVEVIKDGYETIIINGTQVLATVIAQQGIQMIPRQRSKRLYSRQNEIVVDIGAHTLWGTYPPKIPESDLKPIPPPTGFVVLDNPVVPEFVVVHDGLPENKNAPDYWVYFKDYVKNVASSEIYSTWPTETILANVIAIVSFTLNRVFTEWYRSKGYSFTITSTTAYDHKYIHERNVFDTISIAVDEVFNTFIKRPPTARQPLLAQYCDGNKTQCPGQMTQWGSKNLGDQGLSYEEILRKFYGESIVLEKAPVVSGVPVSFPGEALKVGSSGKDVRTIQNQLNAISKGYPAIPKVKEDGVFGQDTADSVKVFQGIFGLPQSGIVDFKTWYELSRVYVAVTKIASLNPTI, encoded by the coding sequence ATGCAAGATGGTTTTTTAACTGTTAGCGTGGTAGATAGCACTACTAACTTTCCAGTTGTAGGTGCAAACGTAAATGTATACTCCGTCGGAGATGACAATAAAGCCTCGACAGTAATTTATCAAAATTTAAAAACTGATATCTCCGGTCAGGTTGTTGGCTTAAATCTAGCTGCTCCAGATTTAATATATTCTCAACAACCAAGTGATGTAAGACCTTACAGTCAATATATAGTAGAGGTTATCAAAGATGGATACGAAACAATTATAATTAATGGTACACAAGTTTTAGCAACGGTTATAGCTCAACAAGGTATCCAAATGATACCTCGTCAAAGAAGTAAACGCTTATATAGTAGACAAAACGAAATAGTAGTTGATATAGGCGCTCATACATTATGGGGTACTTATCCTCCTAAGATTCCTGAAAGTGACCTAAAACCTATCCCACCTCCAACAGGGTTCGTTGTTTTAGATAATCCAGTAGTCCCAGAATTTGTAGTTGTTCATGATGGCTTGCCTGAAAATAAAAATGCTCCTGACTATTGGGTGTATTTTAAAGACTATGTAAAAAATGTTGCTTCTTCAGAGATTTATTCTACATGGCCAACAGAAACAATACTAGCTAATGTAATAGCGATTGTTTCATTTACATTAAATAGAGTTTTTACTGAATGGTATAGAAGTAAAGGTTACTCATTTACCATTACTTCAACTACAGCTTATGACCACAAATATATTCACGAAAGAAATGTATTCGATACTATAAGCATTGCTGTAGACGAAGTTTTCAACACTTTTATAAAAAGACCTCCAACCGCTAGACAGCCTTTGTTAGCACAATATTGTGATGGAAATAAAACTCAATGTCCTGGTCAAATGACTCAATGGGGAAGTAAAAATTTAGGAGATCAAGGCCTTAGTTATGAAGAAATTTTAAGAAAGTTTTATGGTGAAAGTATAGTCCTTGAAAAAGCTCCTGTAGTAAGTGGAGTTCCTGTATCATTCCCTGGCGAAGCTCTAAAAGTAGGCTCTTCAGGTAAAGATGTTAGAACAATTCAAAATCAATTGAATGCTATTTCTAAGGGATATCCTGCAATTCCTAAAGTTAAAGAAGATGGAGTATTTGGTCAAGATACTGCAGACTCTGTTAAAGTATTTCAAGGTATATTTGGATTACCTCAAAGCGGAATTGTAGACTTTAAAACATGGTATGAACTTTCTAGAGTTTATGTTGCAGTTACAAAAATAGCTTCTTTAAATCCAACAATTTAA
- a CDS encoding PTS transporter subunit EIIC produces the protein MLQFLQRIGKAIMLPIAALPVAGILLGVGGALLNIAALQNAPAIYQPLIAFVSIPAVTVILQIMQGVGDIVFGNLPLLFAVGTAVGLAKEDKGTSALASVFGFLIMNKVIGVLLGLGVTQLGVITPDSTPAQYATYVTTTLGIYTLNMSVFGGIITGIVTSTLHNKYYNIQLPQVIGFFSGSRFVPIVVSIAMAIVGGILAFVWPFVQDGIAFIALGVNNAGAVGTFFYGVIERSLIPFGLHHVFYTPFWFGSFVDGHVLIDGAWQTVQGANYAYFAQLGSMQDLVGASPETMSRIVAGTTRFMAGKFPFMMFGLPAAALAMYHTAAPSKKKVVGSLLLSAAVTSFLTGITEPLEFTFLFVAPVLYGVHCILAGISFLLMDVLNVFIGMTFSGGFIDFALFGILPAGAGVPTNWLRVIMVGAVYAVVYYFLFKTLILKLNLKTPGRDENEEETKLYTKADYQAEKGGKSANSEIEENAPYVLEALGGAENIVSVDACITRLRVEVKDTSKVQKTRFKELGAVGVMEVGKGIQVIYGAKADAYKQQINKILGR, from the coding sequence ATGCTTCAATTTTTACAAAGAATAGGTAAAGCAATAATGCTTCCAATAGCAGCATTACCTGTTGCAGGGATATTATTAGGAGTTGGTGGAGCACTTCTTAATATAGCAGCATTACAAAATGCGCCAGCTATATACCAACCACTAATAGCATTTGTATCTATACCTGCAGTAACAGTAATTTTACAGATAATGCAAGGTGTAGGAGATATAGTATTTGGAAACTTACCTCTATTATTTGCAGTTGGTACAGCAGTAGGACTTGCAAAAGAGGATAAAGGTACATCAGCACTTGCTTCAGTATTTGGATTCTTAATAATGAATAAAGTTATAGGTGTATTACTTGGATTAGGAGTTACACAATTAGGAGTTATAACTCCAGATAGCACTCCAGCTCAGTATGCAACATATGTAACTACAACATTAGGTATATACACACTTAATATGTCTGTATTTGGTGGTATTATAACTGGTATAGTTACATCTACTTTACACAATAAATATTACAATATACAATTACCACAAGTTATAGGATTCTTCTCAGGATCAAGATTTGTTCCAATAGTAGTTTCAATAGCTATGGCAATTGTAGGTGGAATACTTGCATTTGTTTGGCCATTTGTTCAAGATGGAATAGCATTTATAGCATTAGGAGTTAACAATGCAGGTGCAGTAGGAACATTCTTCTACGGAGTTATAGAAAGATCATTAATACCATTTGGATTACACCATGTATTCTATACACCATTCTGGTTTGGTTCTTTTGTTGATGGTCACGTTTTAATAGATGGAGCTTGGCAAACAGTTCAAGGTGCAAACTATGCATACTTTGCACAATTAGGAAGTATGCAGGATTTAGTAGGAGCTTCACCAGAAACTATGTCAAGAATAGTAGCAGGAACAACAAGATTTATGGCTGGTAAATTCCCATTCATGATGTTTGGATTACCTGCAGCAGCATTAGCAATGTATCATACAGCTGCTCCAAGTAAGAAAAAAGTTGTTGGAAGTTTATTATTATCAGCAGCAGTTACATCTTTCTTAACAGGTATAACTGAACCATTAGAATTTACATTCTTATTTGTTGCACCAGTTTTATATGGAGTTCACTGTATACTTGCAGGTATTTCATTCTTATTAATGGATGTATTAAATGTATTTATAGGAATGACATTCTCTGGAGGATTTATAGACTTCGCATTATTCGGAATACTTCCAGCAGGAGCAGGAGTTCCAACTAACTGGTTAAGAGTTATAATGGTAGGAGCTGTATATGCAGTAGTTTACTACTTCTTATTCAAGACTTTAATACTTAAATTAAACTTAAAAACTCCAGGTAGAGATGAAAATGAAGAAGAAACAAAATTATATACAAAAGCTGATTATCAAGCAGAAAAAGGTGGGAAATCAGCTAATAGTGAAATAGAAGAAAATGCACCATATGTTTTAGAGGCATTAGGAGGAGCTGAAAATATAGTTTCTGTAGATGCATGTATAACTAGACTAAGAGTTGAAGTAAAAGATACTTCTAAAGTTCAAAAAACTAGATTTAAAGAACTTGGTGCTGTTGGGGTTATGGAAGTTGGTAAAGGAATCCAAGTTATATACGGAGCTAAAGCTGACGCATACAAACAACAAATTAATAAAATATTAGGAAGATAA
- the fba gene encoding class II fructose-1,6-bisphosphate aldolase, whose amino-acid sequence MLVSAKEMLNKAREGKYAVGQFNINNLEWTKAVLLTAQENNSPVILGVSEGAGKYMGGYKTIVGMVNGMLEELNITVPVALHLDHGSYEGALKVIEAGFSSVMFDGSHYSIEENIEKTKEVIKIANAKGISVEAEVGSIGGEEDGVVGAGEIADPNECKLIADLGVDMLAAGIGNIHGQYPENWAGLNFDALEAINNVTGDMPLVLHGGTGIPADMIKKAISLGVSKINVNTECQLAFAAATRKYIEEGKDLQGKGFDPRKVLAPGFEAIKATVKEKMELFGSINKA is encoded by the coding sequence ATGTTAGTTTCAGCTAAAGAAATGTTAAACAAAGCTAGAGAAGGTAAATATGCTGTTGGTCAATTCAACATAAATAACTTAGAGTGGACTAAAGCAGTATTACTTACAGCTCAGGAAAACAATTCTCCAGTTATACTAGGGGTATCTGAAGGTGCTGGTAAGTACATGGGTGGATATAAAACTATAGTTGGTATGGTTAATGGAATGTTAGAAGAATTAAATATAACAGTTCCAGTAGCTCTACATTTAGATCATGGTAGTTATGAAGGAGCATTAAAAGTAATAGAAGCAGGATTCTCTTCTGTAATGTTTGATGGTTCTCATTATTCTATTGAAGAAAATATAGAAAAAACAAAAGAAGTAATAAAAATAGCAAATGCTAAGGGGATATCTGTAGAAGCAGAAGTTGGTTCTATAGGTGGAGAAGAAGATGGTGTTGTTGGTGCTGGTGAAATAGCTGACCCTAATGAATGTAAGTTAATAGCTGATTTAGGTGTTGATATGTTAGCAGCTGGTATAGGAAACATACATGGTCAATATCCAGAAAATTGGGCTGGATTAAACTTTGATGCTTTAGAAGCTATAAACAATGTTACAGGAGACATGCCATTAGTTTTACATGGTGGAACAGGTATACCTGCTGATATGATAAAAAAAGCTATATCTTTAGGTGTTTCTAAAATAAACGTTAATACAGAGTGTCAATTAGCTTTCGCTGCTGCTACTCGTAAATATATAGAAGAAGGAAAAGACCTACAAGGTAAAGGTTTTGACCCTCGTAAAGTTTTAGCTCCAGGATTTGAAGCTATAAAAGCTACTGTTAAAGAGAAAATGGAATTATTCGGTTCTATAAACAAAGCTTAA
- a CDS encoding PRD domain-containing protein: MYKIIKSFNNNVILCVEENQNKEYILVGSGIGFKATVNSIFKDTNKIEKIFVINEDRYKNIEELYNSINPTYIGVATESLSILDNSINVDMNDKSHMALLDHLVFAIERYFDNIYLENQFKAELKTLYEYEWDLAKDIIDFINRALGINLTEDEVAFVTMHINGILNKTKVVDSAKQAIIIKEAIDFLEKELGINICKDSIYYNRLIIHLRLAINRAVKGISEENMLLDHIKEKLKNSYNISETLCNYLNENYDIKLSENEIGFITLHIDRLITKTKK, encoded by the coding sequence ATGTACAAAATTATAAAGAGCTTCAATAATAATGTTATCTTATGCGTAGAAGAAAATCAAAATAAAGAGTACATTTTAGTAGGAAGTGGAATTGGATTTAAGGCAACTGTAAATTCAATTTTTAAAGATACTAATAAAATTGAAAAAATATTTGTTATAAATGAAGATAGATATAAAAATATAGAAGAATTATATAACTCTATAAATCCAACCTATATTGGTGTTGCCACAGAAAGTTTATCTATATTAGATAATAGTATAAATGTGGATATGAATGATAAATCTCATATGGCATTGTTAGACCACTTAGTATTTGCTATAGAAAGATACTTTGACAATATATATTTAGAAAATCAATTTAAGGCAGAATTAAAAACTCTATATGAATATGAGTGGGATTTAGCTAAAGATATAATTGATTTTATAAATAGAGCACTAGGTATAAATTTAACAGAAGATGAAGTTGCGTTTGTAACGATGCATATAAATGGAATATTAAATAAAACAAAAGTTGTTGATAGTGCTAAGCAAGCTATAATAATTAAAGAAGCTATTGATTTTTTAGAAAAAGAATTAGGTATAAATATATGCAAAGATTCTATATATTATAATAGGCTGATAATACATTTAAGGCTAGCTATAAATAGAGCTGTAAAAGGAATTTCAGAAGAAAATATGTTATTAGATCATATAAAGGAAAAGTTAAAGAACTCATACAATATATCTGAAACATTATGCAATTATTTAAATGAAAATTATGATATAAAGCTAAGTGAAAATGAAATAGGATTCATTACACTACACATTGATAGACTAATAACAAAAACAAAAAAATAA